Genomic window (Macrobrachium nipponense isolate FS-2020 chromosome 35, ASM1510439v2, whole genome shotgun sequence):
AAGACCAGACTTCAGAAGAAGACCAGACTTCAGAAGAAGATCAGAttacagaagaagaagaccaGACTACAGAAGAAGATCGGATTGCGGAAGAAGACCGGACTACAAAAGAAGATCAGAttacagaagaagaagaccaGACTTCAAAAGAAGATCAGAttacagaagaagaagaccaGACTACAAAAGAAGATCAGATTACAGAAGAAGACCAGACTACAGAAGAAAATAAGACACCAGAATACCAGCCATCAGACGAAGACAAGACATCAGAAGAAGACCAAACTACAGAGGAAAACCAATCAGAAGACCAGATTACAGAACAAGACCAGGCATCAAGAGAAGACCAAATCACAGAACAAGACCAAAGACCAGAAGACCAGCTATCAGAAGAAAACCAGGCACCAGAAGAAAATCATAAACTACAAAAAGAGTTAGACCAGACACCAGAAGGAGACCAGGCATTAGAAGAAGACCACACACCAGAAGAAGACCAGACACCCGAGGAAGACCAAACTCCAGAAAAAGCTCAGAttacagaagaagaagaccaGACTACAGAAGAAGATCAGAttacagaagaagaagaccaGACTACAGAAGAAGATCAAATTACAGAAGAAGACGACCAGACTACAGAAGAAGATCGGATTGCGGTAGAAGACCGGACTACAAAAGAAGATCAGAttacagaagaagaagaccaGACTATAGAAGAAGATCAGAttacagaagaagaagaccaGACTACAGAAGAAGATCAGCTTACAGAAGAAGACCATACTACAGAAGAAAATCAGACACCAGAATACCAGCCATCAGACGAAGACAAGACATCAGAAGAAGACCAAACTACAGAGGAAAACCAGGCATCAGAAGACCAGATTACAGAACAAGACCAGGCACCAAGAGAAGACCAAATCACAGAACAAGACCAAAGACCAGAAGACCAGCTATCAGAAGAAAACCAGGCACCAGAAGAAAATCATAAACTACAAAAAGAGTTAGACTCTTCTGATCAGACATCAACTGAAGTAGccactggaaatgaagaaaatgtcGTCTTAAAAGAGAATACCCAGGAGCAGACTCGAGTAACGCCAGCGggtaatgtttatttgcattTAGACAAAGACAACAcccaaaataaaggaaatgttacTGATGGGCCTCTAGAAGTTCAAGATGCAAATCAGAGACACTGTACTGAAGAAACGCATTTTTCAAAAGAATCTTGCGAGGAGGAcgataagaaaataaattcaactaaagaagaaaatacaggCAGATTATTTGAGCTTGAACAGAAACAATCAAAAATACCAAAAGATGCGCCAGTGTTGGGGATAAGCAAACACATAGACACAGTCAGCATCAAATTGCCTGTAGTTTGTGAAAATGTGAAAACGGTTTTAGCTCCAAGGCTTTTGCAATGCCCCTGCCCAATTTGTGAAATATCACCTCTCAAGAGGAAACCAGCGAGAATCAGAGGAAGCCGGGTAATTCGTTTTAGTGATACTAAAGTAAGTGTTGTCTGTAAACGAAAAGCTATAGAGTTAAACGATGATCCGCCAATGAAGAAAAGGTTGCGCTCATTTGACAAGATCGCAAAGTCCTCCGGGTCGTCTCATGTTAAACACCTCAAGTCCTCTGTATCATTAACCTCAAAATCAACATTAGGGCCGTTACGAGGGTCCAGGTTAACGCTCCCTACTGAGAAATCGAAATCAACAACTCCCtcgaaaaggaaaatggaaaatcggACCGACAGCCCCCTCCCGACCAAAGTCCCCAGGACAGAAAATATCTCCTGTCAGACGTCCATCACGACCAGATCTACAAGCAAGATGGGAAGAGAGTATCAAGATCGTTCCTTATCAAATCTATCACAGCAAAAGGTAATTTCATAATGACTTTTAACGTTATAGTTTGCTCTGGCTGGTAGGTAGTCTTAAACATATACGTTATAAAATAGGACATATCTTATAGTTCCAATACCTTTTGTAATGCTGCTATGTATTTAAAATGGTTGACTGACTGAGGTAACTGATGTCTTCTGCTCCACTTACGAATGATGAGTAATCTTAATATCGTTTCATCATCACCTAGGCACAGATATTCAGAGCAGTAAAAGATGGGAACACGAAGCTCGTCAAAGAACTGATGGGAGTTACTGGTCCAACCATCCGAAATGAAAAGGACAATTCTACTCTTCTGCACGTCGCTGCAGCCAACGATCAATATGAGATTGTTCACTTTTTGCTGGAGCTCATGAACCCAAATCTTATTAATAAGAGTGGGCAAACACCGGCGCATATAGCAGCCAAGGAaggtcacacacacatacttaaggTTTTGCTTGCCGATGAGGAATTTGAGCCTAACAAGAGAGACTCATCGGGCAGAACTTACAAGGACTTGGTAATAATATTCCCATAGCAACTATTCGTCACTGAATTCTTGAAGTATATCTGCCTGTTTCATTCAACGCTGTATGTATCTTTAGACATTAAATGACTCCTTCCAAATTTTAGATAATTCCTTGAATTATATTTTCAGCTTGCTGGGCCTTTGTTTGATGCAGTGCTGAAAGGAGAAAAGAATCGCATCATTTCGTTGCTAAAAGTGGGAGCTAATCCCGATTACGACGTTGGGAGTTTGGCAGATGGAATAATGTCCAGGGAGTTACGGATAACTACAGCCAGACAGCTTGCGTTCGCATTGCACGGCGAGGAATTTGTGAAATTATTCTCAAAGGTATGGAGTCTATGAAGTGACGTGGTTTATATCCATCAATTTTCTTGACATGGTATAGATAGTTTAAGTCTTGTAGCTGTTTATATCTGCCAATAATGTATACCAGATTCCAAACGTCGTGACACTAGTACTGTAAACTTTACCAGGAAATACAATTCATTGCGCactgaatttataatttttttttagtataaagcACACACGTTTTTAGTATAAAATATGATGATTTCTAAGACTTCCTTTTACTTGACAGGAAGAAAAACATAATGCCAAGAAAGTCTGCACAATACGCACTAGGACTAGATCATCGACAAGAATTCGCCTGAGGGAGGTAATAACTacttttcattaattcatttcgGTAAAGGTGGCATTTAAACGTAATTATATATGAGAACCGAAAAACAGTTATTTTCCAGTCTAGCACATTATTTTTGAGGACTGATTTATGATTATTTCACTACAGGTAAACTCACAGAAAGTAGATGCGCCGAGGACAAGAAAACACAGTGCATGCAAAAAGACTTCCTCTCGGGGTCACGTGTGCATTTTGAACTTCAAAACCTTCTCCAAAAGACCTGAACTAGAACGAGAATATTCTGACGCCGAAGTAGACGATCTCTCAAAGGTATTCGGGGAACTAGGCTATACCTGCGACGTTCATAAGTCCCTGGGAGCTGACGAAGTCAGGAGCACTCTGGTCGGTCTCAGAGATTCGGACGAGTTGACAAGAGCTGATTGCGCAATCTTCTTCATCTCCAGTCACGGCGTTCATAAAGAAGCAATCCTTACGAGCGACTTAAAGCTCTTGACGACAGAGTGGGTCATGGGGCTATTTAGGGATTCAGACTGCCCTCAGCTTCGGAATAAACCGAAAATATTCATTTTCGACATCGCATCGGGTTACTACATGGAAAATCTCGGTCTACGGCGAGAAAAGAGACCCGTCAGGATGCAAGAACCGATTTGCAACAGTCTGTGCCTTTACTCCCAAAGTAATGGCGTGACGTATCGTGAAGGGAGTAAAAGATGCTCTTTCGTGAAAGCTCTTGGTACTACCTTGAGGGATCACAGCCTGAATAAAGATTTTGTGGATTTTCACCGTCACTTACTCGAGGAATTTACAGAGGGAAACTACGGCCCATTGCCAGAGTTGAGTAATGTCGGTTTTTTCGGGAAGTTCTATTTTAATTCTATGGATGTTACCGACATCGTGAAGTAAAACACACAAATGAAGATTAACggctggaattatatatatatatatatatatatatatatatatataaatataaaaaataatagatatatatatattaattaccatATTAAAGTAATTTCCAAATAAGAGTTAAGAGTTAACATATCATTCCCTTCACAAATGTAACAGATAACGGATTACAGATTACTAAGAGATATGACATTTATAGATATGCGCAGCACAATTGCTCGATATTTTCGCCATAAATAACCAGTTtactaatttttatattacacaTTTTATCGTTTATCGTAAAGTTTTCGATGTGTTCGTAGTATAGTATTATTCCTTAAACTATGATCTTTTGTGATGAAATGTTAATTGTGCAAATATTTGTAGCTTACACCTAGATTCGTTTGGCATATATGAACACTTGttgctttataaataaaaattataagaaaaccaCTCACTTTCACTAATCCTGTATAACTGAAACGCCATGGAGAGTTCTCTCTACAGGGattttataataagaaaaaatatgatgTCCCCAACTTCTATCCAAAATATTATCTGTCGAGGTTAT
Coding sequences:
- the LOC135208679 gene encoding titin homolog, whose protein sequence is MDILAKAPREDQSSAALWVDAKSIHILAQVQDSLQVKEGFNKEPNIVMEKESEIPEPLSLSKLKSLWRSKSFSSFCDSQALKQNSPSAAMLRMPSFESKLVHLEIRDVSNSAMGEHEYLRSIIEKGVNFSSFSSDHCKRDKDPVFQKRNSGVNVVSASAPEESGSSEVQDNNVSHSLNCGLKDSVLVERASHASVTKVADSGEKGELLSDDEDMDIDELLSNTAGVNSIDKISEPVVIDNDARSHGPIEYLTDEVQEENDTSLIRSWSGSSVETVELSQRSISPSPSEEICFMGKSDNLSSIKSSITRGSSGSEPSMLNPESFNDRTTKQFQESEIPPSGIRSDNQKEGSPVSSFESDIHHASLRNESSSTAENNKVAVSKSQTPEDQPSEKDQTSKDQGLEDQTSEDQISEDQISEEEDKPSGDDQTPVEDPILEDKTSEGDQTSEDQPPEEDQTPDDQLSEEDQISEEDQILQDQRPEDQQSKQDQTPEGDQALEEDHTPEEDQTPEEDQTPKEDQITEEDQTSEEDQTSEEDQITEEEDQTTEEDRIAEEDRTTKEDQITEEEDQTSKEDQITEEEDQTTKEDQITEEDQTTEENKTPEYQPSDEDKTSEEDQTTEENQSEDQITEQDQASREDQITEQDQRPEDQLSEENQAPEENHKLQKELDQTPEGDQALEEDHTPEEDQTPEEDQTPEKAQITEEEDQTTEEDQITEEEDQTTEEDQITEEDDQTTEEDRIAVEDRTTKEDQITEEEDQTIEEDQITEEEDQTTEEDQLTEEDHTTEENQTPEYQPSDEDKTSEEDQTTEENQASEDQITEQDQAPREDQITEQDQRPEDQLSEENQAPEENHKLQKELDSSDQTSTEVATGNEENVVLKENTQEQTRVTPAGNVYLHLDKDNTQNKGNVTDGPLEVQDANQRHCTEETHFSKESCEEDDKKINSTKEENTGRLFELEQKQSKIPKDAPVLGISKHIDTVSIKLPVVCENVKTVLAPRLLQCPCPICEISPLKRKPARIRGSRVIRFSDTKVSVVCKRKAIELNDDPPMKKRLRSFDKIAKSSGSSHVKHLKSSVSLTSKSTLGPLRGSRLTLPTEKSKSTTPSKRKMENRTDSPLPTKVPRTENISCQTSITTRSTSKMGREYQDRSLSNLSQQKAQIFRAVKDGNTKLVKELMGVTGPTIRNEKDNSTLLHVAAANDQYEIVHFLLELMNPNLINKSGQTPAHIAAKEGHTHILKVLLADEEFEPNKRDSSGRTYKDLLAGPLFDAVLKGEKNRIISLLKVGANPDYDVGSLADGIMSRELRITTARQLAFALHGEEFVKLFSKEEKHNAKKVCTIRTRTRSSTRIRLREVNSQKVDAPRTRKHSACKKTSSRGHVCILNFKTFSKRPELEREYSDAEVDDLSKVFGELGYTCDVHKSLGADEVRSTLVGLRDSDELTRADCAIFFISSHGVHKEAILTSDLKLLTTEWVMGLFRDSDCPQLRNKPKIFIFDIASGYYMENLGLRREKRPVRMQEPICNSLCLYSQSNGVTYREGSKRCSFVKALGTTLRDHSLNKDFVDFHRHLLEEFTEGNYGPLPELSNVGFFGKFYFNSMDVTDIVK